One Paraburkholderia agricolaris genomic region harbors:
- a CDS encoding aldo/keto reductase — MEYRHLGASGFKVPVLSFGTGTFGGKGEFFQAWGATDVAEARRLIDICFDAGVTMFDSADIYSSGASEAVLGEALKGKRDKAIISTKATFRFDDGPNNVGSSRFHLIQAVDAALKRLQTDYIDLFQLHGFDAKTPIVEVMSTLDDLVRAGKIRYTGVSNFSGWHLMKSQDTADRYGYPRYVANQTYYSLIGRDYEWELMPLGVDQGVGAVVWSPLGWGRLTGKIKRGQPLPETSRLHKTADMGPPVPNEYLFRVLDAIDEIAAETGKTVPQIALNWLLQRPTVSTVLIGARNEEQLRQNLGAVGWNLTPEQVAKLDAASAVRPAYPYWHQEGFAERNPTAV; from the coding sequence ATGGAATACAGACATCTGGGTGCATCCGGTTTCAAGGTGCCGGTCCTGAGTTTCGGCACCGGCACATTCGGCGGCAAGGGTGAATTTTTTCAGGCGTGGGGCGCCACAGACGTGGCCGAAGCGCGTCGCCTGATCGACATCTGTTTCGATGCGGGCGTCACGATGTTCGACAGCGCGGACATCTATTCGAGCGGCGCTTCCGAAGCGGTGCTCGGTGAAGCACTCAAGGGCAAGCGCGACAAAGCGATCATCTCGACCAAGGCGACCTTCCGTTTCGACGACGGTCCGAACAATGTCGGCTCGTCGCGCTTTCATCTGATTCAGGCGGTAGACGCTGCGCTCAAACGCCTGCAAACCGATTACATCGATCTGTTCCAGTTGCACGGTTTCGACGCGAAGACGCCGATTGTCGAAGTCATGTCGACGCTCGACGATCTCGTGCGCGCCGGCAAGATCCGCTACACCGGGGTGTCGAATTTCTCCGGCTGGCATCTGATGAAGTCGCAGGACACCGCGGACCGTTATGGCTATCCGCGCTATGTCGCGAATCAGACTTATTATTCGCTGATCGGCCGCGATTACGAATGGGAGTTGATGCCGCTCGGCGTCGATCAGGGCGTGGGCGCGGTGGTGTGGAGTCCGCTAGGCTGGGGGCGTCTCACCGGCAAGATCAAACGCGGCCAACCGTTGCCGGAAACGAGCCGCCTGCATAAAACTGCCGACATGGGGCCACCGGTGCCGAACGAATATCTGTTCCGCGTGCTCGATGCAATCGACGAGATTGCGGCCGAAACCGGCAAGACCGTGCCGCAAATTGCGTTGAACTGGCTGCTGCAGCGGCCTACCGTATCGACGGTGCTGATCGGCGCGCGCAACGAAGAGCAGTTGCGGCAGAACCTGGGCGCAGTGGGCTGGAATCTGACACCCGAACAGGTGGCGAAACTCGATGCTGCCAGCGCTGTGCGTCCGGCGTATCCGTACTGGCATCAGGAAGGATTTGCGGAGCGTAATCCGACGGCGGTTTAA
- a CDS encoding SDR family oxidoreductase, whose translation MQKNIILVTGAGTGIGKLTAQSLAEAGHIVYATMRDVEGRNKPRADEMRTLAKAKNIQLHPLELDVLSQESADAAAATIIREHGRLDVVMQNAGHLVVGPSEAFTPEEMVKVFDTNLFGAQRVNRAVLPYLRQQEAGLMLWISSTTTKGGFPPFLGPYGAAKAAMDSLAVTLAYEIARFGIETSIVVPGAFTRGTAHFPNAGKPADTQRAAAYARYDGVMDQIGERLSYLTPDNADPQAVADEIVRIVALPSGQRPMRSVIDFVGDGAREVLEVSERVRIEFARRIGMGDLLEANIKR comes from the coding sequence ATGCAAAAGAACATCATTCTGGTGACGGGCGCCGGCACGGGCATCGGCAAACTCACTGCGCAATCGTTGGCCGAAGCCGGCCATATCGTCTACGCAACGATGCGCGATGTCGAAGGACGCAACAAGCCGCGCGCCGACGAAATGCGCACGCTCGCCAAAGCGAAGAACATCCAGTTGCATCCGCTCGAACTCGATGTGCTGTCGCAAGAATCCGCCGATGCCGCCGCAGCGACAATCATCCGTGAACACGGACGGCTCGACGTCGTGATGCAAAACGCGGGACATCTGGTGGTCGGTCCGAGTGAAGCATTCACGCCCGAAGAAATGGTGAAGGTGTTCGACACCAACCTGTTTGGCGCGCAACGTGTGAACCGCGCGGTGCTGCCGTATCTGCGCCAGCAGGAAGCCGGTCTGATGTTATGGATCAGCAGCACGACCACCAAGGGCGGCTTTCCTCCGTTCCTCGGCCCTTACGGGGCGGCAAAAGCCGCGATGGATTCTCTCGCGGTCACTCTAGCCTACGAAATCGCGCGCTTCGGTATCGAAACCTCGATCGTGGTGCCGGGCGCATTCACGCGCGGCACCGCACACTTTCCGAACGCCGGGAAACCCGCCGATACGCAACGCGCCGCCGCGTATGCACGCTATGACGGCGTGATGGATCAGATCGGCGAACGTCTGTCCTATCTCACACCGGACAACGCCGATCCGCAAGCCGTAGCCGATGAAATCGTGCGAATCGTCGCCTTGCCTTCGGGGCAGCGGCCGATGCGCTCGGTAATCGATTTCGTCGGTGACGGTGCGCGTGAAGTGCTCGAAGTCTCGGAGCGCGTGCGCATCGAGTTCGCCAGGCGGATCGGCATGGGCGATCTGCTCGAAGCGAACATCAAGCGTTAA
- a CDS encoding single-stranded DNA-binding protein has translation MIDGLVGGRLYGEAQIRTGQNGKRFVTCKVRATTNDGDTIFVNVIAFDDEVQGALLALGDADSVALSGALTPKVWTDKNGLVKPAVDMVAHKVLVGYRGEG, from the coding sequence ATGATCGATGGGCTGGTGGGTGGGCGCTTGTACGGTGAGGCGCAGATTCGCACGGGGCAGAATGGCAAGCGGTTTGTGACCTGCAAGGTCCGGGCAACCACCAATGATGGCGATACGATTTTCGTCAATGTGATTGCGTTTGATGATGAAGTGCAGGGGGCGTTGCTGGCGCTGGGTGATGCGGATAGTGTGGCGCTTAGTGGGGCGTTGACGCCCAAGGTTTGGACTGACAAGAATGGGTTGGTGAAGCCTGCAGTGGATATGGTTGCACATAAAGTGCTGGTGGGGTATCGGGGGGAGGGTTAA
- a CDS encoding chemotaxis protein CheV produces MAVDHRVNNERSNLTSSNKFELLLYRLGSVPGSDAHELYGINVFKVREISTMPPVTPIAGSSPYVMGAVDIRGQIIPVIDLPRLMGCEPTRGLNILLVTEFARSTQAFAVEEVDDIVRLEWNQVLSAEGAAGGNLVTSIARIDGNTGDSRLAQVIDVEQVLRDVFPSQHPSVDPTSVGEALGIRRGAKILAADDSGFARKLIEQALSAIGADYVMTKTGEEAWHTLQQVAREAQATGARAKDSIALVLTDLEMPEMDGFMLTRQIKADERTRDIPVIIHSSLTGAANEAHVKNAGANGYVAKFAAAELADAIRNALGGVPAAEGVVG; encoded by the coding sequence ATGGCAGTCGATCACCGCGTGAACAACGAACGCAGCAACCTGACGAGTTCCAACAAGTTCGAGTTGTTGCTGTACCGGCTGGGCTCTGTTCCTGGCAGCGACGCACATGAGCTTTACGGCATCAACGTCTTCAAGGTGCGTGAAATATCGACGATGCCACCGGTGACGCCGATTGCGGGGTCGTCGCCGTATGTCATGGGGGCGGTGGATATCCGCGGGCAGATTATTCCCGTGATCGATTTGCCGCGCCTGATGGGGTGTGAGCCGACGCGCGGCTTGAACATCTTGCTGGTGACGGAATTCGCGCGTTCGACGCAGGCATTTGCGGTCGAGGAAGTGGATGACATTGTGCGGCTCGAGTGGAATCAGGTGTTGTCTGCCGAAGGCGCGGCCGGTGGCAATCTGGTGACGAGCATTGCGCGGATTGACGGCAACACGGGCGACTCACGACTTGCCCAGGTGATCGACGTGGAGCAGGTATTGCGCGACGTGTTTCCGTCACAGCATCCGAGCGTCGACCCGACCTCTGTGGGCGAAGCGCTTGGCATCCGCCGGGGCGCGAAGATTCTCGCCGCTGACGATTCCGGTTTTGCGCGCAAGCTGATTGAGCAGGCGTTGAGCGCGATCGGCGCGGACTATGTGATGACCAAGACTGGCGAAGAGGCGTGGCATACCTTGCAGCAGGTTGCGCGTGAAGCGCAGGCTACCGGTGCGAGGGCGAAGGACAGTATTGCGCTGGTGTTGACCGATCTCGAGATGCCGGAGATGGATGGGTTTATGTTGACTCGTCAGATCAAGGCTGACGAGCGGACCCGGGATATTCCGGTGATTATTCATTCGTCTTTGACAGGCGCGGCTAATGAGGCGCATGTGAAGAATGCTGGCGCGAATGGGTATGTGGCGAAGTTTGCAGCCGCTGAGCTGGCTGATGCTATTCGTAATGCGTTGGGGGGGGTGCCTGCGGCGGAGGGGGTTGTTGGTTAA
- a CDS encoding LysR family transcriptional regulator, giving the protein MDRFEEMRVFIRIAERQSFTRASDDLQIPRATVTNLMKRMEQRLGARLLERTTRSVRLTHDGEAYYRRCVRLIADMEEAEGSFSNLAPKGLLRVNLQGTLARHFVVPALPAFLARFPDIELMIGEDDRLVDLVREGIDCVLRAGNLQDSSMVGRRVAHLPQVTVASPAYLAAYGEPADPAALSAHRAVNYLSSATGKAVPLEFRVDGRDTAMYLPSSVSVTGADLYTGSAVAGLGIVQVPQYRVAGELAAGRLKIILADFPPPLMPVSVLYPHNRQLSSRVRVFAQWLRDIFEAAGAG; this is encoded by the coding sequence ATGGATCGTTTCGAGGAAATGCGCGTGTTCATCCGGATTGCCGAGCGGCAAAGCTTTACGCGCGCTTCGGACGACCTGCAGATTCCGCGCGCCACCGTTACCAATCTGATGAAGCGCATGGAGCAGCGGCTTGGCGCGCGGCTTCTCGAGCGCACCACGCGCTCGGTACGCCTGACGCACGACGGCGAGGCGTATTACCGTCGCTGCGTGCGCTTGATTGCCGACATGGAGGAGGCGGAGGGTTCTTTTTCCAACCTCGCGCCGAAGGGCCTTTTGCGCGTGAATTTGCAGGGCACGCTGGCCCGGCATTTCGTTGTGCCGGCGTTACCCGCGTTTCTTGCGCGGTTTCCCGACATCGAATTGATGATCGGCGAGGACGACCGGCTGGTCGATCTGGTGCGGGAGGGGATCGATTGCGTGTTGCGGGCGGGCAATCTGCAGGATTCGTCGATGGTGGGGCGGCGCGTGGCGCATTTGCCGCAGGTGACGGTGGCGAGTCCGGCTTATCTGGCGGCATACGGAGAACCGGCCGATCCGGCGGCGTTGTCAGCGCACCGTGCGGTCAATTATCTGTCTAGCGCGACTGGCAAGGCGGTGCCGCTCGAATTCAGAGTCGATGGCCGCGATACGGCGATGTACTTGCCGTCGTCGGTATCGGTGACGGGCGCCGATCTATACACGGGCTCGGCGGTGGCGGGTCTTGGCATTGTGCAAGTGCCGCAATACCGTGTTGCGGGTGAGTTGGCGGCGGGGAGGCTGAAGATCATTCTTGCGGACTTTCCACCGCCGCTGATGCCGGTTTCAGTGCTGTATCCGCACAATCGCCAGTTGTCGTCGCGGGTGCGAGTTTTTGCGCAGTGGTTGCGGGATATTTTTGAGGCGGCGGGAGCGGGTTAG
- a CDS encoding DUF4142 domain-containing protein gives MIRLPLATLTSACMASLMIVATAAHAQTAPAAPDTARIHAADQAFITDATAAVSTQRDAARIATSRSTDRDVKAFAERVSNDNAKISDALRAASPRGVDVPKNDPNAAVLASINNLRGADFDKTYIEQVALAGEQKALSAFQAEIASGRDEQLKDVAKKALPTIQEHYAMAQDLAKRKHFAQ, from the coding sequence ATGATCCGCTTGCCTCTCGCCACCCTCACCAGCGCCTGCATGGCCAGTCTTATGATCGTCGCTACCGCAGCCCATGCACAGACCGCGCCGGCAGCGCCGGACACCGCGCGTATTCATGCCGCCGATCAGGCCTTCATTACCGACGCCACCGCGGCGGTCTCCACGCAGCGCGATGCCGCACGCATCGCCACCTCGCGCTCCACCGACCGCGACGTGAAGGCATTCGCCGAACGCGTGTCGAACGACAACGCGAAAATCTCGGACGCGCTGCGCGCCGCAAGCCCGCGTGGCGTCGACGTGCCGAAGAACGATCCGAATGCAGCGGTGCTCGCGAGCATCAACAACCTGCGTGGCGCCGACTTCGACAAGACCTACATCGAGCAGGTCGCGCTCGCCGGCGAACAGAAAGCACTGTCGGCATTCCAGGCTGAAATCGCCTCCGGCCGTGACGAACAGCTGAAGGACGTAGCGAAGAAGGCACTGCCGACCATCCAGGAGCACTACGCGATGGCCCAGGATCTCGCCAAACGCAAACATTTCGCCCAGTAA
- a CDS encoding acyl-CoA dehydrogenase family protein: protein MSEITAQPAHGSSNIPDSRGINFFSSDPDFARLLKLHLGDTIYQELENQLVSLGQRASGELDVWALSADKNPPQLRHRTRRGEALQSIDKHPDYVALERVAYSELGLASMSHDTREGKKTPPPLVKYALTFLFVQAEFGLCCPVSMTDSLTRTLRKFGTPELVARFLPMLASRDFDTLFQGAMFMTEQAAGSDVARIATRAACETGVNGEEAWRLYGDKWFCSNADADLAMVLAHVDNAPAGIHGLGLFLLPKTLPDGSRNSYRIVRLKDKLGSRSMASGEIVLEGAVAHLIGEVGRGFHQMADMINMSRLSNGVRAAGLMRRALTEALHIARNREAFGRKLIDMPLMQRQLLKMMLPAEQARSMFMQIALLLEKADAGDRQAAKCVRILTPLIKFRACRDARRVTGDAMEVRGGTGYIEEWSDARLVRDAHLGSIWEGTSNIVALDVARAAKRDGALEPLRAYLLDLLGAAGLPAASLSVLRATLTRACDALLSVAECGRDESVRQAATALYHASTAVLMACEGTRLAPDFRRLALSHLVLRHKLLPFDPLDVQTASDSGDVIEALVNARTVTLDQALQLLPAGSAQ from the coding sequence ATGAGCGAAATCACCGCGCAGCCGGCACACGGCTCGTCCAATATTCCCGACAGCCGGGGCATCAACTTCTTCAGCAGCGACCCCGACTTCGCCCGTTTGCTCAAACTGCATCTGGGCGACACGATCTACCAGGAACTCGAAAACCAACTCGTTTCGCTAGGTCAGCGAGCGTCCGGCGAACTCGATGTCTGGGCACTGTCCGCCGACAAAAACCCACCCCAATTGCGGCATCGCACACGGCGCGGCGAAGCGCTGCAAAGCATCGACAAGCATCCCGATTACGTCGCGCTCGAACGTGTCGCGTACTCGGAGTTGGGTCTGGCGTCGATGAGCCATGACACGCGCGAAGGCAAGAAAACGCCGCCGCCACTGGTCAAGTACGCGCTGACGTTCCTGTTCGTGCAGGCGGAATTCGGTCTGTGTTGTCCCGTCAGCATGACCGATTCACTCACGCGCACGCTGCGCAAATTCGGCACGCCCGAACTGGTCGCGCGATTTCTGCCGATGCTGGCATCGCGTGATTTCGACACGCTGTTTCAGGGTGCGATGTTCATGACGGAACAGGCGGCGGGCTCGGACGTGGCCCGTATCGCGACGCGTGCCGCGTGCGAAACCGGCGTGAACGGTGAAGAGGCGTGGCGTCTGTACGGCGACAAATGGTTCTGCTCGAATGCCGACGCCGATCTCGCGATGGTGCTCGCGCATGTGGACAATGCGCCCGCCGGTATCCATGGCCTTGGGCTGTTCCTGTTGCCGAAGACCTTGCCGGACGGCTCGCGCAACAGCTATCGGATCGTACGCCTGAAAGACAAGCTCGGCAGCCGCTCGATGGCAAGCGGCGAGATCGTGCTGGAAGGGGCCGTCGCACATCTGATCGGCGAAGTGGGGCGCGGCTTTCACCAGATGGCCGACATGATCAACATGTCGCGTCTGTCTAACGGTGTGCGGGCGGCAGGCCTGATGCGCCGCGCGCTGACCGAGGCGCTGCACATCGCGCGCAATCGCGAAGCGTTCGGCCGCAAGCTGATCGATATGCCGCTGATGCAGCGGCAATTGCTCAAGATGATGCTGCCAGCGGAGCAGGCTCGCTCGATGTTCATGCAGATCGCGCTGCTGCTTGAAAAAGCCGACGCCGGCGATCGGCAGGCGGCGAAATGTGTGCGCATCCTCACCCCATTGATCAAATTTCGCGCGTGCCGCGACGCACGCCGCGTGACCGGTGACGCGATGGAAGTACGCGGCGGCACCGGTTACATCGAGGAGTGGAGCGACGCGCGTCTCGTGCGCGACGCGCATCTCGGTTCGATCTGGGAAGGCACCAGCAACATCGTCGCGCTCGACGTCGCGCGCGCGGCCAAACGGGACGGCGCGCTCGAACCGCTGCGCGCGTACCTGCTGGATCTGCTCGGCGCCGCGGGATTACCCGCCGCGAGTCTCAGCGTGCTTCGCGCCACCTTGACGCGCGCCTGCGATGCCCTCTTGAGCGTTGCCGAGTGCGGACGCGATGAATCGGTCAGGCAGGCGGCCACGGCTTTGTATCACGCAAGCACAGCGGTACTCATGGCTTGCGAAGGCACGCGCCTCGCACCGGATTTCCGGCGCCTCGCGCTGAGTCATCTGGTGTTGCGCCACAAGTTGCTGCCGTTCGATCCGCTCGACGTGCAAACGGCGTCGGATAGCGGTGACGTCATCGAGGCGCTGGTCAACGCCCGCACCGTGACGCTCGATCAGGCGCTGCAACTGCTGCCGGCAGGGAGTGCGCAATGA
- a CDS encoding SDR family oxidoreductase produces the protein MNTIKNARVAIVTGASRGIGAAVAQRLANDGFAVAVNYASSSSEADALVAQLTAAGTRATAVKADVANADDVRRMFEITEQQLGKVDVLINNAGVLKTLPLADTSDTLYDQTFDINVRGTFNTLREAAARMNNGGRIVNFSSTTLALNMPGYAIYNGTKAAVEAFTHVFAKELRGRNITVNAVAPGPIATSLFLDGKTEEQIQTFAKMPPLQRLGQPDDIASVVSFLAGPDAGWVNGQILRANGGVA, from the coding sequence ATGAACACGATCAAAAACGCTCGAGTCGCCATCGTTACCGGTGCATCCCGTGGCATCGGCGCAGCCGTTGCACAACGCCTCGCCAACGACGGCTTCGCGGTCGCCGTCAACTACGCATCGAGCTCATCGGAGGCCGATGCGCTGGTCGCGCAACTCACGGCGGCGGGCACCAGGGCCACCGCGGTGAAGGCCGACGTGGCGAACGCCGACGACGTACGCCGCATGTTCGAGATCACCGAACAGCAACTCGGCAAAGTGGACGTACTGATCAACAACGCCGGCGTACTCAAGACCCTGCCGCTCGCCGACACCAGCGACACGCTCTACGACCAGACGTTCGACATCAACGTACGCGGCACCTTCAATACCCTGCGCGAAGCGGCCGCGCGGATGAATAACGGCGGACGCATCGTCAACTTCTCAAGCACGACGCTGGCGCTGAACATGCCGGGCTACGCGATCTACAACGGCACCAAAGCCGCCGTCGAAGCCTTCACACACGTGTTCGCCAAGGAATTGCGCGGCCGCAACATCACCGTCAACGCAGTGGCGCCCGGCCCGATCGCGACCTCGCTGTTCCTCGACGGCAAGACCGAAGAACAGATCCAGACCTTCGCGAAGATGCCGCCGCTGCAACGCCTCGGCCAGCCTGACGACATCGCCTCGGTAGTGTCGTTTCTCGCCGGTCCGGATGCAGGCTGGGTCAATGGCCAGATCCTGCGCGCCAATGGCGGTGTGGCCTAA
- a CDS encoding tetratricopeptide repeat protein, whose product MGKPANLPQQLDHMLRQAVALQQNGALTEAEELYREILELRPRHFDALQLLGSLALQAGRVQEGIEFLKKALAVNAKQAPLHSNLAYALNVLQRFDEALASADRALALQSGFPDALNNRGNAQAGLNLPLEALNSFDRALALAPDFAPAWNNRACVLRDLGRAADALASCDHALALQPGYPDAWSNRGNALSDLNQPHEARASYQRALELAPTFADAWNNLGLTQVDLNEHAQALQSYERALAVNSAAAETHWNRSLCLLQLGQLKAGWAEYEWRWERSRIKASRRTFAQPLWLGDFSIDGKTILLHAEQGLGDTLQFCRYAETVSKLGAKVVLEVPRELMRLMSTLDGVDQLIEAGHALPPFDCHCPLLSLPLACKTDLASIPSKTPYLFADPQASREWHERIAAPAQKCLKVGLVWAGGNRPHVAELRKNDARRSITFERLAPILDVPNVRFFSLQKGPAARQLQHDDSHLNVIDYTEELDDFADTAALVANLDLVISVDTSTAHLAGALDKPVWILNRFDTCWRWMLERTDTPWYAQAKLFRQPALGDWDSVIRNVRDALVGLSAS is encoded by the coding sequence ATGGGCAAGCCTGCCAATCTTCCGCAACAGTTGGACCATATGCTTCGGCAAGCCGTCGCGCTACAGCAGAACGGCGCATTGACCGAGGCCGAAGAACTCTATCGTGAGATCCTTGAACTCAGGCCACGCCATTTCGACGCGCTGCAATTATTGGGTTCGCTCGCGCTGCAAGCGGGGCGTGTACAAGAGGGCATCGAATTCCTGAAAAAGGCGCTCGCCGTCAATGCGAAGCAAGCGCCCCTTCATTCGAATCTCGCCTATGCGCTCAATGTGTTGCAACGTTTCGACGAAGCACTGGCGAGTGCCGATCGCGCGCTTGCCTTGCAGTCCGGATTCCCGGACGCACTCAACAATCGCGGTAATGCGCAAGCCGGTCTGAATTTGCCGCTCGAAGCACTCAACAGCTTTGATCGCGCGCTCGCGTTGGCGCCGGATTTCGCACCCGCCTGGAACAATCGCGCCTGCGTGCTGCGCGATCTGGGCCGGGCCGCCGATGCCCTCGCGAGTTGCGATCACGCGCTCGCCTTGCAGCCGGGCTATCCCGACGCATGGAGCAATCGCGGTAATGCGTTGAGCGATCTCAACCAGCCGCACGAAGCACGGGCAAGCTATCAGCGCGCGCTCGAACTCGCCCCGACGTTTGCCGACGCGTGGAATAACCTCGGCCTGACTCAGGTCGATCTCAATGAGCACGCGCAAGCGCTGCAGAGCTATGAGCGCGCACTGGCCGTGAATTCGGCCGCTGCCGAGACCCATTGGAACCGGTCGTTGTGTCTGCTGCAACTAGGACAACTGAAAGCAGGGTGGGCAGAGTACGAATGGCGCTGGGAGCGTAGCCGGATCAAGGCAAGCCGGCGCACCTTTGCACAACCGCTGTGGCTCGGCGATTTTTCCATCGACGGAAAAACCATTCTGCTGCACGCCGAGCAAGGTCTGGGCGACACGCTGCAGTTTTGCCGCTATGCCGAAACGGTGTCGAAGCTCGGCGCAAAGGTCGTGCTGGAAGTACCGCGCGAGTTGATGCGGCTCATGTCCACGCTCGACGGTGTGGACCAGCTGATCGAAGCGGGCCACGCATTGCCGCCGTTCGATTGCCACTGTCCTCTGCTGAGTTTGCCGCTCGCGTGCAAGACCGATCTCGCGAGTATTCCGTCGAAGACGCCTTATCTGTTCGCCGACCCGCAAGCAAGCCGCGAGTGGCATGAACGTATCGCCGCGCCGGCGCAAAAGTGCCTGAAAGTAGGGCTCGTCTGGGCTGGCGGAAACCGGCCGCATGTCGCCGAGCTCCGCAAGAACGACGCGCGGCGTTCGATTACGTTCGAACGGCTCGCACCGATTCTCGATGTGCCGAACGTGCGGTTCTTCAGTCTGCAAAAAGGACCGGCGGCGCGGCAATTGCAACACGACGACTCGCACCTCAACGTGATCGATTACACCGAGGAACTCGACGACTTCGCCGACACGGCGGCGCTGGTGGCAAACCTCGATCTGGTGATATCGGTGGATACGTCTACCGCGCATCTGGCCGGTGCGCTGGATAAGCCGGTATGGATTCTGAACCGCTTCGACACATGCTGGCGCTGGATGCTGGAGCGCACCGATACGCCCTGGTATGCGCAAGCGAAATTGTTCCGGCAACCGGCACTGGGTGATTGGGACAGCGTGATTCGAAACGTGCGTGACGCGCTGGTCGGGTTGAGCGCTAGCTGA
- a CDS encoding LysR family transcriptional regulator — protein sequence MDLKQLRYFVAVAEELHFGRAAKRLFISQPALSFDIRKFEDQLGVQLLARTNKTVALTNAGQVLLGEARRLLLQAGEAERITVRSAHGLAGRLRIGFVNSMLYRGMPQAVSRFEADYPGVEIVLKEMNTSEQVHAIQRMQIDMGCAHWGNFPSGVISTPIFSEPFLCCLPADHPLARKRKVDLRALAQEPFILFPRTVSPHYHDLIIAQCVGAGFSPLIRHEARLWQTVVTMVGFGMGVALVPFTLRQVQDPRVCFLPLQGETLLSQVLLLRRSGDSEPVAERFVEYLGK from the coding sequence GTGGACCTGAAGCAACTACGCTATTTCGTGGCGGTCGCCGAGGAATTGCATTTCGGCCGGGCGGCCAAGCGGCTGTTCATTTCGCAGCCGGCGCTCAGTTTCGACATCCGCAAGTTCGAGGACCAACTGGGTGTGCAACTGCTTGCGCGCACCAACAAGACGGTGGCGTTGACGAATGCCGGGCAGGTGCTGCTTGGCGAGGCGCGCCGCTTGTTGCTGCAGGCTGGCGAGGCCGAGCGCATTACGGTTCGATCGGCGCACGGATTGGCTGGCCGCTTGCGGATCGGTTTTGTGAATTCGATGCTGTATCGTGGCATGCCGCAGGCGGTGAGCCGTTTTGAGGCTGACTACCCGGGTGTCGAGATCGTGTTGAAGGAGATGAACACCAGTGAGCAGGTGCATGCGATCCAGCGGATGCAGATCGACATGGGTTGTGCGCATTGGGGCAATTTTCCGTCGGGTGTGATTTCCACGCCGATTTTTTCCGAGCCGTTTCTGTGTTGCCTGCCGGCGGATCATCCGTTGGCGCGCAAGCGCAAGGTCGATTTGCGGGCGTTGGCACAGGAGCCGTTTATTTTGTTTCCACGCACGGTATCGCCGCATTATCACGATTTGATTATTGCGCAGTGCGTGGGGGCGGGGTTTAGTCCGTTGATTCGCCATGAGGCGCGGTTATGGCAGACCGTTGTGACGATGGTCGGGTTTGGGATGGGGGTGGCGTTGGTGCCTTTTACCTTGCGGCAGGTGCAGGATCCAAGGGTGTGCTTTTTGCCCTTGCAGGGCGAGACGCTTTTGTCGCAGGTTTTGTTGTTGCGGCGGAGTGGCGACTCGGAGCCGGTCGCTGAGCGGTTTGTTGAGTATCTAGGGAAGTGA